A window of Pyrus communis chromosome 3, drPyrComm1.1, whole genome shotgun sequence genomic DNA:
TGTAGTCATCAGGGGCGTTGTTAGTCCCAAGGCACGAGTGGCAAAGGTTGCACAACTTTCTTCGATGTTGTCTGTAGTTCCTCCTACCTGGACAAAAATTGTTATCAAATCATAGTTGATGTAAGCAACTAATTAACTACTCAAAAAAACATTTGATAGTGCCAGATAACAGATATCGAAATGTGTCTGTAATGATACGTACTGTTGTACCAGCAGGTTTGTCCAAAACCACGAATTCATTAGTTACAGCTACAATTCTTGATTTCCAGTCAATTTCATAGCACCTgatcaaaatttgatgtgaacaaGAATAACACTAGTAAAAATTATCATAAGGACGCATAAAACATTGTGTTTTACCTAGGAAAACGCTTCGGGTGTACATGAACACGTAAGTAGGTTCCAGTTTCAACGAATTGGTCTGGATGTGTTATGCGGAAAGTCTTCTGTGCTTCTCTTACAGTTTTTCCTTTGATGGAAGCTCTGTCTTTTAGTACTGATGGTGCTGTAACTTCTTTAAATACCCTCATCTGCTCTGGGGTTGCAGTTGGAGGGGGCCGTGGACAGACAAGGGCATAATATACAGCTCCAAAATGGATGAGATCTGCAACAAACCTTcaaagaatgaaattttttttctatttatcaaCTCAAACTTGATAATGACGGAAATCATATGccatacatcaacaaaaaaacaatgACAAGACAAAAGGAGCAGCACTCACTGAAGAGGAAGATCCAGAACTTTGCAGATATATTCTAGAACAGGCCCCCCTTCTGAAACAACCAAGTGCTCAATTCTTGGTGGTCCATTGTCTGAGGGACATGGAAGCAACCGAGTATATTCAGGGTAGCTGAAAGAAGATATGATATCAAAGTCAGCAAACCATAGAACACGAAATGGCAGAAACTCTATGTAACATTTTGTTGTTGGCGACAACTATATCGACACATTATCCATCACAATGatcaaaattataaaactcTAAAACGATAGagattcaaattttcatttccagATTCTTTTGCTCTGCTCattttctcagtaaccaaacaaaGTGCTTCCGAATTCGACCAGTTTAATCCAAGCCTCAATTTCAACAAAGAGATACTAACAATTAAAAGCCAAAATCTCAGAGCTTCCATTTCCATTACAAAGAAAGAATTTGGTATTCTAAAACAATAAAGATTCAAAATTTCCGTTCCGCATTCTTAATTTCTGATCATTTTCTCGGTTACCAAACAAACTGCTTCCAAGTTCGACCTTCATTCGAACTCTCACTTTCAGCAAATAAATATCAACAATTAAGCCAAAATCCcagaaacccaaaaacaaaaacaaacaaaaaagcatCAAAGTCGGAAAATTTAAGGTACCCATTTGCAGAAGAAACGGCAGTTGGGTGCGAAACATCTTGTTTCAGGGACTGACGTGCAGATTTTCGTTTATTCGAACTCCGAGAAAACCATGCCACCTTAACGTGCCTGTAGCTGTTGGAGTGTTCACTGAGAGCAACGTGGTTGAGTGCTAACGTGCGCACAAGGGCCGCCGGCGCACTGAAACTCCGGCAGCCGTTGGCCAACATTGAGGAGAAGCTCACCGGCCCCATCTTCTTTCTCCGGTGGCTGAAGCGGGATGGTACAAGCTGCTATTTGAGTTGATTTTTGAGGTGAGGTTTAACTGAGATTTTGATTTCTTAAAGACGGGTTGTGGGTCGGGTTTTTACGGAGTAATGGACCGCCTCCAAAAGCATTATCCAAGCTCGATCGAGTCCACTAGTGATTGGGCCTCTGTTACCCAATTACCCTTGAGTTGGGCCCGATGAAGTtcttaggcttttttttttgggaattttaattaaaagctttcgactgttcattttaacaaaaaattatatttttacattaaaagtcaatcatagtactattcactttaccctttatttttcccttatcattaaaactcaaagttttgaagccattttcattagttttcctttttttttctttaccctCTAGGAGGTCGTTTATAAGtatatttaaaataactgaaagcgccATTAATGAAAATATCTTTGGGGTCTAAAAGTATTTGAAGTGTTTCCAGCAAGAAACACCATTAAATCTTTCAAAAGCTTTTCCAAGATTCACTTGCAGTTTAACTActgattggttctaaaaatattttcactaaaaacgcttttaactattttaaaaatacttccaaaTGAGCTATAGGttgagaagttcttgtgtgCAGACAACTATATACactaaaataataagaataatcTTAGGGAGTCCAAATTttaaaaccaaatgatgtgtcatcaataaaaacCAAACACGTTAATCGACACTTAGTTAATAATCTAATAATCTACAATCACATTATTTTATTAGTAAATTTAGTTGAAAAAAATTGATCTTTCTAACATTATCCAAATCCGGACCAATGAAAAGTTACCGAAGCAAAAAACATTATGGACTTTTGTCTTCTTTCTACCGTCAGGTTGTTTGACTTGATCCACATTCTTACAACTGACCACAAAGTTATCACAAGAATTACGAAAGAAGTATGGTAACTTTCGAGTTTGGTTTGTCTTTACTTCCAACAATTCCATGTCGATACTTGATACTACATTTTCCCCCGACGCAGGTTATTGAAGATTTTGCTTCTGAGAATGTTGTGCATCTGGAGCTAAGAACAACTCCGAAGGTGGTTTTCTAAAATTAGCCGACTGCGTGAATTATTCATACTGAAATGACATGTATTACACATTTCATTGATACGATAGTGATGTGTTTCATTCTAAGTAGAATAATGTGTCGATAGGAATGAGCAAGCGCTCTTACTTGGAAGCAGTACTGGAGGGTATAAGGGCTGTCACTGCAGTTGATGTCGCTTTTAGGCCTCACAGTTCTGACGTTGGCAGTCAGAAgaattcttcacttacaaaccATACATGTAGCGGAAGTGCaagaaaaaatatttatgtTAGGCTTCTTTTGAGCATTGACCGCCGGGAAACCAGAGGCTGCAATGGAAACTGTATGTGATGAAACGTACTATGAAGAAATGTGTCTGTAATGATACATACTGTTGTACCAGCAGGTTTGTCCGAAACCACGAATTCATCAGTTACAGCTACAATTCTTGATTTCCAGTCAATTTCATAGCACCTGATCAAAATTTTGATGTGAACAAGAATAACACTAGTATAAATTATAACAAGGACCTGTAAAACAATGCAGGGAGGCAACCATCCGAGTTTCGATGGCTACATTTCTCTTGGGACCCAAGGAAGAATCCGTTGAAGCTCTTCCAGAATTTGTGGTTTCAGAGCACCCTCGACTCTATGTCCCTTTTACTTATGAAGATTATAGAAAGCTCAGACTACGCACAAAAATGAGAGCTGGTGAAGCCCTTGAACTAGTACGCACCCCATCCGAACAAGAAACTAGCTAGTTATGTCATTCCAGACTCCATTCTGTTTTTGGCAAAACCTCCTCTTGCTTCGACAtcacaataacaaaattattaaaaactaaaaaaaaaatcatttaatattttttaaatattaaaataataataaaaagttataaataaataaaaataaaaataaaccaaaacttAGTTCGTCCCCTCCCCCTGGTTCAAACCTTTGGCACGCCAAATCTGAAGGTTGAGAACCTAGGCACAGAGAAAATGGGAAGAATGGGTGTAGAGGGAAGAAGATGGGTGctgaggggggggggggacgggCGAActgggtttgtttttttttttttttccttctctctcttcttctttttcttcttctgcaggttttttttgttgggggggggggggggaagggggTTGGaactggatttttttttttttgggttacagGTAAtgagtgcttttttttttgggttacaaGTAATGAGTGCGAGGGTGAGTGCACCCctggggggggggtgtgggtgCGGGTTTAGGGAAGACGGCAAGGGGGAAGCAAGGAAGGGGTTTGGGGAAAATCGCGAGTTTGGGGGAGGGAGATTATTGGAAGAAAACATGGGTGTATGGTgacctttacttttccatgttttcctcacctttacttttccatgttttatgctccatgttttctgcttgtcctctttttctttcggcttctgtttttcttttcctttcttccaaAGCTCATTTATATGAGCTTCCCTTGTACATTGTTTTTACACAATACAAAATATAgacattcaaatttcaatatggtatcagagcagtgacCCTAACCGGCCTGTCTCTGTGATGTTCtcttgagagatttgtgagcttCTTGTCCTTCAATCATGGCTGAAGAAAGCTTAGTAAATTTGGAAGGAGACGGCTTTCATGCTactccaccatcaccacacTCAGATATTGATATCAACCCAAATCAACGTCTTAGTTCTGTCTTGCtaaatgagtttaactatcttccatggGAGAGAGCAGTTTCTCTTGCTCTGGGAGGACGATCAAAGCTTGGTTATGTTAATGGTGCTATTCCAATGCCTGAGACTACCTCACCGGAGTATGATGCTTGGCTATGCAAAGACCAGTTGGTCATGTCGTGGCTACTCAATTCCATGGATCgtaagattgcagaaatttttagctatgctgaatcctccatgactctttggaaaaatctcaaggaaatGTATGGAAATCAGAACAATGCGGCTAGAGTGTTTCAGTTAAAGAAGGACATTGCTGGTTTGCAACAGGAAGGGAAGCCATTTGTGCAACATCTTGGAAAGCTGACCACTATGTGGAACGAGCTGAATGTGTATCGACCACACACCATCGACGCTGCTGTGCTAACTAAAAGAGCcgaggaagacaaaatattcCAACTCCTAGCAAGTCTGAGTCCTGAATTCGAAGATCTTCGAAGTTATATCCTCATGAATCCCGACCTGCCTTCTTTTTCAAGTGTGTGTGCCAcaattcaaagagaagaggttcgaaggaaagtcatgaccttggacatgaaggcaaatataccagaagctagggcttacttctctaaccaaaaacttggtgaggagagaggctacaaaggaaagaaaactggCTTAAAATGTAGCCATTGTGATGCTGGTGGGCACTCAAGAGATCGATGCTGGATTCTTCATCCAGAGTTAAAACCAAAGTTTCCTAGGGATAACAAAGGTGTCTCGAAAGGCTCGTACAACCCTTCTTACAAGGCAAATCATGTTGCCACAACTTCTTCTGATGGAGCACTGAAGTTCACCACTAATCCAGCTGCACTGATCAACGAGTTTGCTATGTTTCTTCACAAGAAACAAGGTCTTGGAGATAGTGAAGGACCACTAAATCAGTGTGACAACAATCAAACTGTACTACTAGGACAGTTTACTGGCTTCCTGGCTGGAAATGAAGGCGTGGTACAAAGGGACATCCCAGGTATCTTACACTCCTTCTCAACTGCTCTTAACATTGGTAAtgtgcatgattattggattatagattctggagccactgatcatatgactaacaagtctacaaacttgcataaatttgaaaaattttctattccatcccaagtgtcagttgccaatggaaaaaatgctatggttgtgggaaaaggaaaaatacatttgatctcaagtgatgtcgagtctgaggctctttatgttccctcattcccttttcaacttttatctGTTAGCAAGATCACAAACTCATTAAATTGTCTTGCCATTTTCTCTCCAAAAAATGTGATCTTTCAGGATGTagtcaccaagaagacgattggtgaaggatttttcttaaatggtctctactatctttccaagcatattcaagttcccaaggtttttcaagtcacttcaagcttagctcaagaacaacaactttggcaccaacgcctagcacatccttctgaaaaagttctatccaccttgttcccaaatatgtgcaaagttacaagtccttgtgatgtttgtcatttttctaAGTTTACTAGATTACCATTTACTTCCTCTTTGTCTACGGCTAGTAACCCTTTTGAAATTGTGcattccgatgtttggggaccaactatagagtcttttgatggatacaaatattttgtaacttttgtggatgatttcacaaggattacttggttgtatcttttgaaatttaaaagtgaagtgatggaagtttttcaagattttcatagacttgtggccacccaatttgcttcaaaaattcatattttacgaTCAGATAACGGCACAGAATATATGTCTCATAACATGTCACACTACTTGAGCACGCATGGTATATTACACCAAACAAGCTGTGTtggaacacctcaacaaaatggggtggccgagaggaagaatagagatctacttgagaagactagagctcttatgtttcacatgaatgtgcctaaaaagttttggtctcaaggagtTCTTACTGcggcatatctcatcaatagattgcctagtaaagtgttgaattttaaatcaccttatgaggtcttgaaaaatagaaagatcaacttttcccatttgagagtctttgggtgtacatgctttgttcacattcaaactcaaaatcgtGACAAGCTAGACCCAAGGGCTGCCAAATGTGTCTTTCTAGGTTATTCATCTACCCAAAAAGGTTACAAGTGCTATAATTCAACAACTAgaaaaatggttgtttcaagggatgttaaatttgaagaacatgTTCCTTACTTCTCACAATCACTGGATTACTCTAGACAGGGGGAGCATTTGATGGacttatttccttttccatatCCAAACGGAGAAGATGCAACATGCACTCCTAGTGATCATGTGCCGGATGATGTTAACCTTCACTCGGTGgaacatcttgaagatgaaaaccCTTCCTCATCAGAGATTCACACTGCATCCTCCAGTGATCCTTCCAACCATGATGTTGTTCAAATACCTGTAGTTCAATCTCCTACAGTTCGTCGCAATCCTGCACGAGAGAGGAAACTTCCATCCAAGTTGCATGATTATGTGACCTACACTGCCAGGTATCCCGTGACTGATGTTATTGATTATAGCAAAGTCTCATCTTCTTTTGCTACATTCCTAAGTGCCATTAATGAAGCTCGAGaacctcaaagttttcaagaagccaatcttcacagtgagtggagaaatgctatggcagaggagcttcaagccctccatgaaaataacacatggactatagtgaaacttccaaaaggaaagaaggcAGTGGGGAGTCGTTGGGTGTACAAAACtaagtttcattcagatggcacAATCGAAAGGAATAAGGCTCGCTTGGTTGCTCGAGGTTTTACACAAACCTATGGCGTCGATTATAAAGAGACATTTGCTCCGGTGGCAAAAATGAACACTGTTAGAGTATTGTTGTCGGttgcaattaacaatgcatggcctctatttcaaatggatgttaaaaatgctttcctgcatggtgaacttgaagaagaggtttacatgaagctacccccaggtcatcctcaatcaaacaatctagaaatggtgtgcaaactccataaatccatttatggtctcaagcaaagtccacgtgcatggtatgccaagctcagtcatgttctggaaagggttggtttttgtcCAAGTATTGCGGATTCTTCCCTATTTGTTCGTTCCAGCTTAGTGGGTAAACTAGTTGTGctcatttatgttgatgatctaatTGTGACAGGTGATAATATGTCAGAGATTATTGCTCTTAAACAGTATCTCAACAACAAGTTTGCTATCAAGGATCTTGGCACTCTCAAATACTTTCTGGGCATCGAGATGGCACACTCTCACAAGGGTTTCTTCCTCAACCAACGCAAGTATGTCATGGATCTTCTTCACGAAGCAAAAATGACAGATTGCAAGCCTGCTCGTACCCCCTTGGATAGCAACTTGAAGCTAAAAACTCACGGTGATCCAGTTCCCAATTTAAGTTACTATCAAAGAATGGTTGGCAAACTCATTTATCTGACTATCACACGTCCTGATATATCATATGCTGTCAGCATTGTTAGCCAGTTTATGCACTCTCCAAGCATGGATCATTTGAAGATTGTTCATCGTGTGCTACGTTATCTTAAGGGTTCCATTGGTAGAGGAATTCTTATGCGCAACAATAGTCACACTCAGATCTCAGGCTAtaccgatgctgactgggcaggcAATTCTCTCGATCGCAAGTCTACCACTGGGTTTTTTACGTTtgtgggaggcaacctagttacctggaaaagcaagaaacaaagtgttgttGCACGCTCTAGTGCAGAGGCAGAGTATCGTGCTATGGCGTCCACTGCTTGTGAACTTATTTGGCTCAAAAGCCTTCTGTTGACTTTAGGTTTTCCTCATCAACAACCCATGTCCCTACACTGTGATAATCAGGCCGCGATGCACATTGCATCGAATCCTGTATTCCATGAGCGAACTAAACATATTGAAGTTGATTGTCACTACGTCAGAAATCAAGTTCAGTCCAAGGTGATCGACACTCACTACACGCGCAATCATGATCAACTTgcggatattttcacaaaaggatTACCCTCTGCTGATTTTCAACGTCTTTtgttcaagcttggatcaattaatccctttgatccagcttgagggggagtattggaagaaaacATGGGTGTATGGTgacctttacttttccatgttttcctcacctttacttttccatgttttatgctccatgttttctgcttgtcctctttttctttcggcttctgtttttcttttcctttcttccaaAGCTCATTTATATGAGCTTCCCTTGTACATTGTTTTTACACAATACAAAATATAgacattcaaatttcaatagagataaattggttttttttttttttcttcttcttttttctggtTTGCAGTAACAGCGCtgaaaggggaagaagatgaagatgggggagaagagagagaccgcggggggagggggaggggggtggAAACGGGACATGGGacatgagggttttttttttacttttctttattattttaatatttaaattttattaaataattttttttaatttttaataatatttttttaattttttaatagaaaatgagtCCGAATCAAGTTACTTCAGTatttaactaaaaaataaacGGTCAAGCTAACAGAAGGTATAAAATTAGTACAAattttaaagatgaggtatgacattgtcaattttaaaagatgagatattAAAATGTCGTGAAACCAATAGtgaaggtagttttttgtactttacctaaaaaaaattaacagaaatatTTTATGCGGCAGGCATGCTTACTGATACTTTTTTTTGTATCGAACTGCAGTTGGTGCGTGTGGGTTTGGTTCATTTGGAGCAACGATCAATGGTGGGGATGTCTCAGGTGCCTCTGACCTTTATCGCAAGGCTGTTTGATGTGGTACTTGTTACCAGGTGAGAATGCACGATTCTAAGCACGAAGATATGAGTATATGTGTGCACGCGCACGGGTTATTTGTTTCTGGTCACGTATACTATTTAGTTTTGCTTAATGGTTCATTAGGTGAGGTGCACCAACAGTGCCCGTTGCTCAAAAAAACCGCACAGATTTCATCCTGAGCAAACAAGCATTTGGTCGGATGGCTGTAACTACTAAGGCAGCTGCTTCTTTGTTTTCTCTTGGTTTCGTTGACACCGAATACAGACGGTAAGAGCATATAAGTCTTGAAAGCAACTTTGAGGAAACTTCATGATTAATTTCTACTTCAGATTTTGTGATAAATTTTTCATCACTAAAAACTGACTCAGGTAGCTCTATCTGTCTCTCTTCACAAAACAGTGTTTCATGCAGCTATCCAAACAAAAATATTACGATCAAGATTGACGAGAACCGTAATTATCTTCGTATATTTGGCTTTTGCAGTATTGTACCAGCAACGGAAGAAAAATATCACAGCTATCCAGCTATGTGAGGTACATTATATGCTCTTTTATTATTACTCACAAACTTGTGCTTAATTTTATTTCGTCAATATTTATGAACCAACCAACCCACGAATGTTGATTACGCTGGCTAGTTGGTCAGGGTAGTGTGTCTGGCTCTTTCATTGCTCAGCTCTTTGCAAGCAAttgttttttgttcaaaaggaaacaaaagttAAGTTAGACTTATAGTTatacaccaaataaaatatataacaagGAGCAGCGTATGAATTCAATCAAGTTGATATCTTTTAGCTAAACTCTCGTTCTTGTATCTGTTGAATTTATTTGCTTTATTCTTATGTTACCCTCATCATGACATATTAattgaaataatataaaaacttTGCAGACAAACAACTTTGTATGCAAAGTATTAGACAGGAGTTATGGAGCAGTTTGGACAACAACCTCGTAATGCTGATGGTGATGAGACTTGGGTTCTTCCTCACAATAAGTCCTGGTTTGGCTTAGCTTAATTTTAAAAAACAgtgagtataaaaaaaattggagcattttaagtatttggtaaacactttaaatcaattttttttttttttttttttttgaagttacaggggaaaaaaaagttgaaaattagaAGCTGGAAATAGCAGCTTCAACAAAACAGCTTATTTTGGTAAAACACTGATGAacagtaaaaaataaaagaacttttcaatttttcaatccTACCTTCTTTCTCTCTATCATCAGTCGTGCCCTCCTCTTCTACCTCTATCATCAGTCGTACACATTTTCAATATGTTGCTTTCAAAactcaatttttgttttgaaaattatATAAACCGTTGTTTCTTTCTGTATATTTTGGTCTTTCGTGCATGAGATCAATTTATATAGAGAGATGAAATAAAAATTGTGGGGCTAAATAATTTAGGGACTTGAAAAGGAATTATagcagaagaaaacaaaaaggacAAAGTCAAAACGTACAAATCACAACGGAACAAATTTATGTCTATTGACATTATCTTTATCTTTATTAAGAGAAGAAATCCCATCTTTAAGGTGATCTTTATCTCCGTTCGGAGAAGTAATCCCATCTTTAAGGTGAGAAGCTTTCTCACGTTTCTTtctgtggagaaatttttctaagtgacgggaacaccatgacacatgGTGTTCCTCACACAtggggatttagttttttatatttattgaaatataaaattaaaggaTATTCAAGATGTCAAATCACCATGTGTGAGGGAACACcatgtgtcatggtgttcccgtcacttggaaaaatttctcctttctGTGGAGGAGAATACTCCTTGTCAAATCATAGGTTAATAATAATTTACGTTTTATATTTAAtgtttataataaactaaaatataaatatgtttaaaatatttaaataaaaacatatttacTCCAATAATAACATACCACGACACTGAAATGTTGGACAAATATATGACTCAGGAGTTGAAGTGGATTGATGTTTTCTTTTGCAAGTGGGAatgcgcgcgcgcacacacttATGTACAATACAAAAAGTTGCtgctatatatataattgtgcTGCCAAATTATTATGAAAGACGCTATTgatagagaaattttttattgtgcttAGAATACAAGTAGTATAttatgtgttattatataaatgaaagaaaattttattttttaagttgttaattttttagcaTAAGTATTTCATCACTTGCATAACTAGTgatacgtggtgtaccactccGTGTTCCgaacacattgaaaaatatctcttattaatgatacgatttttacTTAAAGATGCGCGGTCCACATTCCAATGAATTATAAACATTATCTAACAACGTATGCCTGGCTAGCAAAATATCTAAAATTAGAGTCATTTAGTATAACGATCTATTGGTATtcttttacttataagtaagatgtgttaagtttgaatttcaaaaataatgaATTTGTAACCAATTTATTCTCCATATTCTCCATACCACGAGGGCTAGTATCGCAAAAGGCTTCAACTCAAACATTTTATAGGCAATTTAACTGCTTTACTTTACAGTAAAAGTTTATGTCCAACATGCCATAGGAAATTTaactctgaaaaaaaaaaaaagacaagggttgtctgccctcccacttttcGTGTCCTCCTGTGCCCTCCTATTTGTGTGATTACGGTTAagtcacatcaacattttatattactattcatctttgtcttattatctttataaaaaaaataatataaaatgttaacatagcttaaccgtgatcacacaaaacaTGAGGGTACAGAAAATGAAACGGCAAACTCTCTGGAGAACTACCGCTATCTCCACCGCCTAGTTGTATCCGAATAGTGGATTTGTCCAGCTATCAATTCAACGGAACAACTCCATCATCGTTCCTCCAGCGTGCATGGAATTTGAGCAACTTAAATGTCAGCAACAATCTCCTTGAGGGCCAAATACCATCTTTCAACTGTTCTTATTCTCCTTGTGTTAGAAGCTTGGATTTCTCCCACAATGATTTCAGTGGCATAATTCCCCTTGGACTTGGTAACTGTTCAAAATTGGAGCTCTTTCGTGCAGGCTTCAATAACCTTTCGGGGACACTTCCAAGCGATATTCACAATGCTCGAGCACTTGAAGAAATTTCGTTGCCTTCCAATAAGCTTTCCGGGGCAATTGGTGAGAACATTGCCAATCTTACCAACC
This region includes:
- the LOC137728606 gene encoding uncharacterized protein, yielding MAEESLVNLEGDGFHATPPSPHSDIDINPNQRLSSVLLNEFNYLPWERAVSLALGGRSKLGYVNGAIPMPETTSPEYDAWLCKDQLVMSWLLNSMDRKIAEIFSYAESSMTLWKNLKEMYGNQNNAARVFQLKKDIAGLQQEGKPFVQHLGKLTTMWNELNVYRPHTIDAAVLTKRAEEDKIFQLLASLSPEFEDLRSYILMNPDLPSFSSVCATIQREEVRRKVMTLDMKANIPEARAYFSNQKLGEERGYKGKKTGLKCSHCDAGGHSRDRCWILHPELKPKFPRDNKGVSKGSYNPSYKANHVATTSSDGALKFTTNPAALINEFAMFLHKKQGLGDSEGPLNQCDNNQTVLLGQFTGFLAGNEGVILEPLII
- the LOC137730040 gene encoding RNA pseudouridine synthase 6, chloroplastic-like; translated protein: MGPVSFSSMLANGCRSFSAPAALVRTLALNHVALSEHSNSYRHVKVAWFSRSSNKRKSARQSLKQDVSHPTAVSSANGYPEYTRLLPCPSDNGPPRIEHLVVSEGGPVLEYICKVLDLPLQFVADLIHFGAVYYALVCPRPPPTATPEQMRVFKEVTAPSVLKDRASIKGKTVREAQKTFRITHPDQFVETGTYLRVHVHPKRFPRCYEIDWKSRIVAVTNEFVVLDKPAGTTVGGTTDNIEESCATFATRALGLTTPLMTTHQIDNCTEGCVVLARTKEYCSVFHGKIREKKVKKHYLALAAAPVPIGTITHYMRPINMAPRLISEDFMERWSLCQLEVMECKEVPWPSSVVEQKYCVEDCGWPSKEYAYECKINLLTGRTHQVRAQLAALGAPIVGDSMYMPAAVGEMASPGRNPFGKYKKHYTHVTDKEVAIEEWSAQHGKEPGVAIGLQACQISWDDGKCTFEAGAPWWRCQ